The Sulfurimonas sp. genome includes a window with the following:
- a CDS encoding YqhA family protein, with product MEKIFESSLWSSRFIIILAVVFGLLGAIILFVVASFDVYETAAYVINTYLNHAHPEHFHEKVVGGIIGAVDLYLIGVVMLIFSFGLYELFISDIDAAKDSDGEDNQLLAIHSLDQLKDKISKVIVMVLVVGFFQKVGDTDFATPLDMLYLALSITAVAVGLYFLGKVGKKH from the coding sequence ATGGAAAAGATTTTTGAGAGCAGTTTATGGAGTTCAAGATTTATTATAATCTTGGCTGTAGTATTTGGTCTTCTAGGTGCTATTATACTTTTTGTTGTAGCAAGTTTTGACGTATATGAAACTGCAGCTTATGTTATAAATACATATCTAAATCATGCACATCCTGAGCACTTTCACGAAAAAGTTGTCGGTGGAATTATAGGTGCGGTTGATCTATACCTGATCGGTGTAGTTATGCTTATATTCTCTTTTGGTTTATATGAGCTTTTTATATCTGATATTGATGCTGCAAAAGACAGTGACGGTGAAGACAACCAGCTACTTGCTATCCACTCACTGGATCAACTAAAAGATAAGATTAGTAAAGTTATAGTAATGGTTTTAGTTGTAGGTTTTTTCCAAAAAGTTGGAGATACAGATTTTGCAACTCCTTTAGATATGCTTTATTTAGCACTATCGATTACAGCAGTTGCAGTAGGACTTTACTTTTTAGGTAAAGTTGGAAAAAAACATTAA
- a CDS encoding radical SAM protein: MEKNNIIFGPINSRRFGMSLGIDLSPAFKQCNFDCLYCELAPAATVDKQNDVLEVQTIIDELKKHLNDKIDVITLTANGEPTLYPKLDKLINEIDKIKAQTETLILTNSANLVNESTFNSLLKLDQVKLSLDAVSDDIFKKIDRPYSNINIDKVVEKVIEFSKIYKGKLFIEILFVHGLNDTKDEVKRLNKVLLELEHIQRVDLGSIDRPPAYPVVGISYKELHDISLMFDASLPIHIASRIHAEPNNSYYSNEEIINTLDKRPLTKDDIDLLFDDETKIRLEKLIESEKLVKKTVGNLEFYIPENNLKRKRQK, translated from the coding sequence GTGGAAAAAAATAATATAATATTCGGACCTATAAACTCACGCCGTTTCGGTATGAGTTTAGGTATCGATCTCTCCCCTGCTTTCAAACAATGTAATTTTGACTGTCTCTATTGTGAGTTAGCTCCTGCGGCAACTGTTGATAAACAAAATGATGTTCTTGAAGTACAAACAATTATAGATGAGTTAAAAAAACATCTAAATGATAAGATAGATGTTATAACTCTGACTGCAAACGGTGAGCCTACTCTTTATCCAAAACTGGATAAACTAATTAACGAAATAGACAAAATAAAAGCTCAAACAGAGACTTTAATCCTTACCAATTCTGCTAACCTAGTTAATGAGTCTACATTTAATTCTTTGCTTAAATTAGATCAGGTAAAACTCTCTTTAGATGCTGTAAGTGATGATATATTTAAAAAGATAGACCGTCCCTATTCAAATATAAATATAGATAAAGTTGTAGAAAAAGTTATAGAATTTTCTAAAATCTATAAAGGCAAACTCTTTATTGAGATCCTTTTTGTACATGGATTAAACGATACAAAAGATGAAGTAAAAAGACTAAACAAAGTCCTTTTGGAACTTGAACATATACAAAGAGTTGATCTTGGAAGTATAGACAGACCACCCGCCTACCCTGTTGTTGGGATCAGTTATAAAGAACTACACGATATATCTTTAATGTTTGATGCTTCATTACCTATACATATAGCTTCACGTATACATGCAGAGCCAAATAACAGCTACTATAGTAATGAAGAGATCATAAATACATTAGATAAAAGACCATTAACCAAAGATGATATAGATCTTTTGTTCGATGATGAGACAAAAATAAGGCTTGAAAAACTTATTGAGAGTGAAAAACTAGTTAAAAAAACAGTTGGAAATTTAGAATTTTACATTCCAGAAAATAATTTAAAAAGAAAACGTCAAAAATAG
- the hemE gene encoding uroporphyrinogen decarboxylase — protein MSKIFVDACLGKETPYTPVWMMRQAGRYLPEYMAVRAEAGSFLDLCHDPKKAAEVTIQPLDIVGVDAAILFSDILVIPDEMGMDLSFVKGEGPKFSDPIKTQDDIDRLIGGEEAANKLTYVYETIELLREQLDARGDNKALIGFTGAPWTLATYMIEGQGTKTYNICKKMMYSNPELLHNILRKVTDVVKLYMEKQIQSGVDVVQIFDSWAAAIEPGKYDEFSWKYMVEIAEYLKEKYPHIPVIMFPKGVAAFITSDKVYGNFDVMGIDWGTPMALAKKHLGDKYVLQGNMEPCRLYSKEATTKCVEVIQETMDGKRHIFNLGHGILPDVPVENAIHFVNECHRVSGKK, from the coding sequence TTGAGTAAAATATTTGTAGATGCATGTTTAGGTAAAGAGACTCCATATACTCCTGTATGGATGATGAGACAAGCAGGTCGTTACCTGCCTGAATATATGGCAGTTCGTGCCGAAGCAGGAAGCTTTTTAGACCTATGTCATGATCCGAAAAAAGCAGCAGAAGTTACAATTCAGCCATTAGATATAGTTGGTGTGGATGCTGCAATTTTATTTTCAGACATTTTAGTTATCCCTGATGAGATGGGTATGGATCTATCTTTTGTAAAAGGTGAAGGTCCAAAATTCTCAGATCCTATAAAAACTCAAGACGATATAGATAGATTAATAGGCGGTGAAGAAGCTGCTAATAAACTTACTTATGTTTATGAGACTATTGAACTTCTACGTGAGCAATTAGATGCACGTGGAGATAACAAAGCACTTATTGGTTTCACAGGAGCTCCTTGGACACTGGCTACTTACATGATCGAGGGTCAAGGTACTAAGACATATAATATTTGTAAAAAAATGATGTACTCAAATCCTGAACTTTTACACAATATCCTTAGAAAAGTTACTGATGTTGTAAAACTGTATATGGAAAAACAAATACAAAGTGGTGTTGATGTTGTTCAGATCTTTGATTCGTGGGCAGCTGCAATTGAGCCTGGAAAATATGATGAGTTTTCTTGGAAGTACATGGTTGAGATAGCTGAGTATTTAAAAGAAAAATATCCTCATATCCCTGTAATTATGTTCCCTAAAGGTGTAGCGGCATTTATTACTAGCGATAAAGTGTATGGAAACTTTGATGTTATGGGAATTGACTGGGGTACACCTATGGCTTTAGCTAAAAAGCATCTAGGTGATAAGTATGTTCTTCAAGGAAATATGGAACCATGTCGTCTTTATTCTAAAGAGGCTACAACTAAATGTGTAGAAGTTATCCAAGAAACTATGGACGGAAAACGTCACATATTTAATCTTGGTCACGGAATTCTTCCAGATGTTCCGGTTGAAAATGCTATACACTTTGTGAATGAGTGTCATAGAGTAAGTGGAAAAAAATAA